The sequence GAAAATCCGTGACATCTGCCGGAGGCTTTTATTTTTGTTCAGCGGATGTTACTATCCGCTGAACAAAAATAAATCAGTTACCTTTAACTTGGCTCATTACTTCTTCCGCAAAGTTATCTTCACGTTTTTCGATACCTTCACCAACTGCATAGCGGATGAATTCTACTAATGTACCACCAGTTGATTTTACGAAGTCACCGACTTTTTGATCAGAGTTTTTAACGAATGCTTGATCAAGCACACAAATCTCCTCAAAATATTTGCCGATACGGCCTTCGACCATTTTCGCTACAATGTTTTCAGGTTTTCCTTCGTTCAATGCTTGTTCAGTTAGAACTTTACGCTCACGCTCAACTTCTTCAGCAGAAACTTGGTCACGTGATACGTATTTCGGGTTCAAAGCCGCAACGTGCATTGCAACATCTTTCGCTGCTTCTGTATCAGTTGAACCTTCAAGAATTGTAAGAACACCGATACGACCACCCATATGAAGGTATGGACCAAATGCGTCTGCGTCTGTTTTTGTACGAATTTCAAAGCGACGAAGTGTTAACTTCTCACCGATTTTCGCAACTGCATTTGAAATATGGTCTGCAACTGATAAACCATTTGACATTTTAGATTCGCTTGCTTCTTCGATTGAAGCTGGTTTTGTAGCAAGAAGATGCTCAGCAAGCTCTTGAACAAGTACTTGGAACCCTTCGTTTTTAGCAACGAAGTCTGTTTCAGCATTCACTTCAAGAAGGATTGCTTCGTTTCCGTTTACGTAAATAGATGTTGTACCTTCCGCTGCAATACGGTCAGCTTTTTTCGCTGCGCTAGAAAGTCCTTTTTCACGTAGGAAATCGATTGCTGCTTCCATATCACCGTTTACTTCTGTTAGTGCTTTTTTGCAGTCCATCATACCTGCACCTGTTTTTTCACGTAGTTCTTTTACCATTTGAGCTGTAACTGCCATTTTATATTCCTCCTAAAATAGTACGTCATCAATTCTTAAGCATGTACCAAGCATTTAGAGCCTAGACACTCGTTAAAAAAGACGATAAGGGTATAAGCCGCTTATCGTCTCGTTGTTTACTGATTTTACTCTGCAGCTACTGCTTCTTCAGTCGTCTCTTCGTCTTCACCTTGTCTTGATTCAAGCAAAGCGTCAGCCATTTTACCAGTTAATAGACGTACTGCGCGAATCGCGTCATCATTCGCAGGAATGATATAATCGATTTCGTCTGGATCACAGTTTGTATCAACGATTCCGACTAGTGGAATGTTCAATTTAATTGCTTCTGCTACTGCGATACGTTCTTTGCGTGGGTCAACAACGAACATAACGTCAGGAATTGCTTTCATATCACGGATTCCGCCAAGGAATTTAACTAGGCGCTCGTGTTCTTTTTTAAGTTGTCCAACTTCTTTTTTAGGAAGTACGTCGAATGTACCGTCTTCTTCCATTTTCTCGATTTGTTTCATACGAGCAACACGTTTTTGAATCGTGCCGAAGTTTGTAAGTGTTCCACCGAGCCAGCGTTGGTTGATGTAGTACATTCCAGCGCGTTCAGCTTCTTCTTTAATAGCATCTTGTGCTTGTTTTTTAGTACCAACGAATAGAACTTTCCCACCGTCTGCACCAACTTGACGCATAAATGCATATGCTTCTTCAAGTTTCTTAACCGTTTTTTGCAAATCGATGA comes from Sporosarcina sp. FSL K6-3457 and encodes:
- the rpsB gene encoding 30S ribosomal protein S2: MSVISMKQLLEAGVHFGHQTRRWNPKMKKFIFVERNGIYIIDLQKTVKKLEEAYAFMRQVGADGGKVLFVGTKKQAQDAIKEEAERAGMYYINQRWLGGTLTNFGTIQKRVARMKQIEKMEEDGTFDVLPKKEVGQLKKEHERLVKFLGGIRDMKAIPDVMFVVDPRKERIAVAEAIKLNIPLVGIVDTNCDPDEIDYIIPANDDAIRAVRLLTGKMADALLESRQGEDEETTEEAVAAE
- the tsf gene encoding translation elongation factor Ts encodes the protein MAVTAQMVKELREKTGAGMMDCKKALTEVNGDMEAAIDFLREKGLSSAAKKADRIAAEGTTSIYVNGNEAILLEVNAETDFVAKNEGFQVLVQELAEHLLATKPASIEEASESKMSNGLSVADHISNAVAKIGEKLTLRRFEIRTKTDADAFGPYLHMGGRIGVLTILEGSTDTEAAKDVAMHVAALNPKYVSRDQVSAEEVERERKVLTEQALNEGKPENIVAKMVEGRIGKYFEEICVLDQAFVKNSDQKVGDFVKSTGGTLVEFIRYAVGEGIEKREDNFAEEVMSQVKGN